The following is a genomic window from Sutcliffiella horikoshii.
AAATACTTTTTTGCTTACTTGGAGTCCTTTTTATTATTTGTGCAATTTGTCGCTAATATCCTCTGAATTTAGAAAATAACCATTTGTTCATGAAGGCTGTTTTCGTATTCTTTGTTGCTTTTTCGAATATTTGAACCAACCGTTATATTACTTACCTGTCGCGCTCTTTTCCCTGTTGCACTAAGAATACTACTTGCAAATTCTAAAGTTGTAAGCAGTAAAAAGTCCAATTGCCGACTTTTTACAAGTAAATAGCAACAATCTTTGAGAAAAGAGCCTTCATGAAGAACACAAAATGTTTATAAACTAATATAGAAAGAGTAAAAATATGTTCAAACTTTCTCTAGATTAAACATGGTATGATAAAAGTAAGAAATTGCTTACATTGGAGGTAATCGGAATGAGAAATATTGGGGAAAACATCCGCTTTTATCGGGAACGCGCAAAAATGACCGCTGCCGAGCTTGCTTTGAAGATCCGAGTTGGAACCGGCACCATTGAAAAATATGAAGCCGGCCTGCAAACACCTGACATGCAAACCATACTAAAAATTTCAACGGTTTTAGATGTACCTGCTTCCGAACTATTAGAGTCCTTTACTTCCAAAAATTCTACAGGCCTAGATCCGGAACTGGAGGAATTAATCAAAGAAGTAGGGGTTAAAAGAGCGAAGTTAATTCTCAGGAAAGCTAAAGATTATACAGATGAAGACTTCTTAAATGTAATGCAAGTATTGTACGAAAAGAAATATAGCACTCAATAAAGAATTTTCTTTAAAATCAGGTTTTAAAAATAAAAATCATGGGAATACTTATACCATCAAGGCTTTCTAGTATTCCCCCTTTTGTTAGGACCAAATCCACGTTGGATTTGGTCCCTTTTTTTTCCTAGCGAAATTGTTTTACAAAACGCTCCATTCTTTTTATCGCTTCCTGTAATTGTTCCAATGACGAAGCGTAGGAGCATCTCACATATCCTTCTCCACTTTCTCCGAACACATTGCCAGGAACGACCGCCACCTTTTCCTCCAACAATAATCTTTCTGCGAATTCTTGTGAGCTAAGTCCGGTCTCTTTTACAGAAGGGAAAGCATAAAATGCTCCACCAGGATTATGACAGTGCAGCCCTAACTCGTTCAGTGAAGCCACAAAATAATTTCGTCTCCTGCGATAACTTTTTTTCATTGCTTCAATATCTTGACGACCGTTCTTTAACGCTTCAATTGCACCATACTGTGCCATGGTTGAAGCGCACATCATGGCATACTGATGGATTTTCAGCATTGCTTCTATAATGTCTGTCGGCCCGGCTACAAAGCCCAAGCGCCACCCCGTCATGGCAAAGCCTTTTGAAAAACCAGAAATCAGGATGGTTCTTTCCTTCATTCCAGGAAGAGTTGCAAAGCTGGTAAACTTCTCGTCAAAGCTGAGCTCTGCATAAATTTCATCCGATAAAATCAGCAAGTCATGTTTTTCTACAAGACGACTCACTTGGATTAGTTCGTCCTTTGAAAGCATGGTACCAGTCGGGTTGTTTGGAAAACATAGAAGTATCGCCTTCGTTCTCTCTGTAATGGAGCTTTCCAATACGTCAAAGTCGATGCTGAACCCTTTCTCTGCATCTGCTCCGACTCTAACGGCAGTGCCGCCAACCAATTCAATAAGCGGCGCATAGGAAACGAAACAAGGTTCAATGACAATCACTTCATCCCCCGGGTCAACAATCGCACGGATGGAGAGATCCAACGCCTGACTTGCCCCCACTGTGACAATCACGTCGGTTTCAGGTCTATACTCTACTTCAAATTGCTCGACCAAATATCGGCTGATTTCATTTCTTAATTCCAGCAATCCTGCATTTGCTGTATATGATGTATGACCATTATGTAAAGAAGCAATGCAAGCTTCCCTCACTCCCCATGATGTTACGAAGTCCGGTTCGCCCACACCTAAAGAGATAACACCTTCCATATTCGCAGCTAAATCGAAGAAACGACGAATCCCAGAAGGCTGAAGTTTTTGTACATGTTGTGCTACTCTGTTTCTCATG
Proteins encoded in this region:
- a CDS encoding helix-turn-helix domain-containing protein; translation: MRNIGENIRFYRERAKMTAAELALKIRVGTGTIEKYEAGLQTPDMQTILKISTVLDVPASELLESFTSKNSTGLDPELEELIKEVGVKRAKLILRKAKDYTDEDFLNVMQVLYEKKYSTQ
- a CDS encoding aminotransferase yields the protein MRNRVAQHVQKLQPSGIRRFFDLAANMEGVISLGVGEPDFVTSWGVREACIASLHNGHTSYTANAGLLELRNEISRYLVEQFEVEYRPETDVIVTVGASQALDLSIRAIVDPGDEVIVIEPCFVSYAPLIELVGGTAVRVGADAEKGFSIDFDVLESSITERTKAILLCFPNNPTGTMLSKDELIQVSRLVEKHDLLILSDEIYAELSFDEKFTSFATLPGMKERTILISGFSKGFAMTGWRLGFVAGPTDIIEAMLKIHQYAMMCASTMAQYGAIEALKNGRQDIEAMKKSYRRRRNYFVASLNELGLHCHNPGGAFYAFPSVKETGLSSQEFAERLLLEEKVAVVPGNVFGESGEGYVRCSYASSLEQLQEAIKRMERFVKQFR